From the genome of Deltaproteobacteria bacterium:
GCCATGGCCCTGGTCGAGCCTGCCGCGATCTCCCATTGGTCGGCGATGCATCACCACGGGCTGACGGAACAGGCCCCCAGAACGGTGTTCGTCCTGACGACGGCAGGTGCCTCGACACCCGCGTCTAAGTCCAAGTCAGAATATCGGATCGGAGACACGGCCTATCGTTTCATCAAGATCCGACCTGAACGATTCTTCGGGACGGAAAAGATATGGATCGGCGAGAGCCGCGTGACTATCACCGATCTGGAACGCACACTTATCGACGGGCTCACCATGCCGGAATACTGCGGCGACTTTTCCGAGGTGCTTCATGCCTTCGAGGTGGCTATCGGCAAGATCAATCTGGAACGCATCATCGACTATGCATTGAATCTGGATGCGGCGACGGCCAAGCGCCTCGGCTGGGTTCTGGAAAAACAAGGCATGGAAATCGATTGCCTTGCCCGGCTCGTGAATGTCCCTATCAAGGGCTATCGGATATTGGATCCGACCGGTCCCCGCAAGGGACCGTGTAACCGATATTGGATGATTCAGGAGAATCTTCCTGGAAAGGTAAACGCATGAAACCGCTACACACCCGTCTGCAGGAAGCCAGAAAGAGACTCAAGATTCCATGGGAGGTTCTGGAACGCGACTATTTGCTCTCATGGGTACTGGCAGGATTGGCCCGGACCGATATCCTTCGCGACACGCTTGTATTCAAAGGCGGCACCTGTCTCAAGAAATGCTACTTCGGCGACTACCGGTTTTCGGAGGATCTGGATTTCTCAGGTGTAGGGGACGTTCCGAAAGGTGACGCGATGGAGGCGGCCGTCCGTCAGGCATGTGAAACCGCGAAAAAACTCCTCGATGAATACGCTCCCGTCGAAATAGTATGCGAACGCTACACCGAGAAGGAACCACACCCGGGTGGACAGGAGGCTTTTTCCATCCGCGCCCGCTTCCCGTGGCATCGGGATCTGCACACGCGGGTCATCATCGAAACGGCTGTCGACGAAAAGGTTTTGAAACCTGCCGAGTTTCAACCGGTCATCCATGAATATGGCGAACCTTTCGATACTGTCGTCGCGACCTATGCCTTGGAAGAAATCGTCGCGGAGAAACTGCGCGCCATCCTGCAGCACATGGAAAAGCTCGAGTCGCGCGGCTGGGGACGGTCGAGGGCACGGGACTACTACGATCTCTGGCGTGTGCTCCGCGCCTACAAGGACCGCATGGACTTCAGCGGGTTCGGTGATTTCCTTCGGGCCAAATGCGCATTGAAAACCGTGAGTTTCACGGACGAAGGTGATTTTTTCAAGGAGAACATGCTGAAACACGTCGAGAAGACTTGGGAACAATGGTTGGGACCGCTGGTTCCGGATCTTCCGCCCTTTCAAACCGTGATCGGGGAACTTCGCCCCGAGATAAAAGAACTGCTCCAGAAATAATCACTCCATCCGAAGCGTTGCCTTATTCCTCGAGCAGTCGTTCCTTCGCCTTGTCGAATCCGATCCAGCGACCGTTTTCATCCATTCCCCGGGCGGCCAGGTGATTGATGGCAATCTGGTTGAGATCGACTTCGCCACGTGCGACCTTGCAAAGCGTCGCGGTTTCCATGCACTGGATGTGACCGAATTCATCGGCGTCGTATTCGATCTTCCGCACTTTTTCGATCTGTGTTTTCATGCCCACAGTACACCGGCTTCCGCGGAACATGGCAAGTCGATAAGGACCGCCGCCCGCCAATAACGGGGCTGTAACCGGCCGATATTTCCCCTCAATACGGCTCCATCAGAAAACTTTCATTTTCAGATCCGAAAACGCGCACATTCCGGCCAATCACGTAATCATCGGCATGAAACCGAAATTCATCAAGGAACGGATGGTCGTGAACGGCAAGGTGTATTTCCCGCGCAAGAAAGCGATCGAAGCTCTGGCTACCTATACCTCCCCCGAAGACATTGACCCCAAAGCGCTCCCTGTCGGACGGGTATCGGTGGATACCGTCGGCTTCGGCGAACTCCTGCAGGATCTGATCACCGAGATGCGCTCCGTCGGGGCGGCCTATCCCCTGGAATATCTGGAAGTGATGCAGAACTTGAGTCTCGTCAATCCCGACGTGGCCCAGATGATCGATAATATCGTCCAACTGGGAAACACCGGCCACAAGGTGATGATCGAAATCGATCGGGAGCAGATCCAACAGGCCGCCCTGGAAGAACTGAACCGCTTCAACATGACGGTCTTCGGTCGGTTCGGCGGGATCGACGGTTTCGTGAATTCGGCACTTGCCCAGATCGGCCGCGGCGGAGCCATCAGCGTCGAGTGGGTCGTGAACGAAGACCTGACGGGCATCGACAAAGCGGTATTCGTTCCTCTCAAGGAACTCCGCTTTCTGTATGATCCGGAATCCGGCGAGTACAGCCCGCATCAGAAGACCTGCGATCTGACCCAGGGCGACCAGGGACTCATCGCGCTCAACACCGCGACCTACCAGTATTGCGCCATGCAGACACTGGACAATTCTCCGTACGCCGTACCGCCGATTCTTTCGGCCCTCGAGTCGATCACGATCCAGAGGGATATCGTCAAGAACCTCCGTTTCATCGCGAAAAAAATGGGGCTTCTCGGTTTCGTGAATTTCCTGGTCCGTGCTCCCAAGCAGACTCCCGGTGAAAAGACCGAGGAATATATCGCCCGTTGTCAGCAATTCCTGGATGACCAGGCCCAACGACTCAAACATAACTACCGGGACGGCATCGCGGTCGGCTTCATGGACTCTTTTACGGTGGAACATCATTCCATCACCGGTGACGCCACCGGAGCGAAAGACCTCTTCGAAATGAACGAGCAGCAGGTCTTCTCCGGCCTCAAGGCGGATCCGGCATTGCACGGACGAACCTACTCGACCACCGAAACCTATGCCGGGATCGTGTACGAGAAAATGCTTTCCGTCATCACGAATTACCAGCGGACGGTCCGGTACGTTCTGGAATACGGCTACAAACTCCATCTCGCGCTCCTCGGATTGGAATACAAAAGCCTCTGGATCGAATTCGAGCCTTCCAAGTCTTTGTCGGCCGCGCGGGACGAAACTACCTATGCGACCAAACTGGCCAATCTGAAAAACCTCTACGATCAGGGAATCATCGATCAGAATCAATTCGCCCAGGAAGCCGGATACGACCGGCCGGCCGAAGCGGGACCCCGCAACCCGTTTATCATCGCGCCGACGGATACATCCGACTCCGCGCAATCGAAAACGGCGTTCAGGTTGATTTATGACAAATCATCAGGATCTTATCGCGCACAGAAGTCCCCGCGTGCCGTTGGAATCACCGCCGAAGATGACGTGTCGCAATCGCTTGATGCGCAGGAGGCTTACCTGCGCTGTCTTGAGGGCCTGGATAATCATTTTCCTTCCTGCTGTCCGAGGCGGGCATCACTGGAACTCAACCCCGCCCAAGAGAGGGTCGATCGTTTCCAGAGGGAATATTTCGCGGCGGTTTATCCCGTTTTGAGGGGTTCCCGGAACAAATCGTTGAAGCAGGTCAAAGCCTTCCTGGAGGACTTCGATTTCGAGACCGGCGACAGCGACTTGTTCGCCAATGGGGTATTGGAAACCATGGGTCTGTTTTTTGCCCAATCTCTGGAAAACTCCGTTCTCGATAAAAAGACCTCCAAGAACATCAGATTGATCTACTCCTACTTCCGCCTGGAAGACGCGGAACCCTTCGGCGGCGACCTGCCGATCAAGCCGTCGTTCAATCTCATCGACAGGAAGGCGATCAACTTCCTCAAGAACTCGGACGACTTCTTTTTCGGTCGATATCTCACCAACCCGCAGACGAAAAAGGATCTGAAAAACTGGCTGGTGGACGAATATCTGAAATCGGGCCGCAACCTCCGTGACTCCGGCGAGCTGGCGAAGTTCCGAAACCGTTTCGGCAATCGGGTCGCCCAGGAGGATTACAAGATCCTGCGGGTCGTGGAGACCTCGACCAACCGCTCGCGCAACTGGGGCAATATCTTTCTGGTGGAGCAGGCCAAAGCCGCCTCCATCGAAATCACGGGGCCGCTCGATAACGTGACCTGCCCGTGGTGTCAGAGCATGACGGGCAAGAAATTCAGGGTCAATCCGGTGGTCCAGCATGTAAAGGATGTGCTCGATCAGGACCCTGAAAACCTTCCGAACCTCAATCCTTTTCTCCCCGGGCGTATTCATCCGGCAGTGGTCGATGCGCTGGATGAAAATCAGCTTCTGGCCCAAGGAATCGCTCTGCCGCCTTACCATCCCCACTGCCGACACGGATACGTGGTGGACAAGTTCGGATAGAAAAATACGGTTTGGGGTGATATGGGCGGATGGTGCAAATCACTTTCGATATCGACCCCGAAAAGTTCCGCGAAGAAATTGTTAACCGAGCCCTGAAACCGAAGGAATCGATGTCCGCCTGTCTCGAAGCTCTCTTGGCGGCGCATATCGTCGCGTCTTTCAGGCCGTTCATCGAGTCGGGGAGCATCATTGATGTCCGGGCGAAATCCTATCCGTGGATCGCCTGGTTGTCGTTCAAAGAGATTATCGCCGCGGGAGGATACGAAACCCACTATCTCGAATTCACGATCGACACGCCTCGGGATGTTCAAATCACGGAATCGGACATCTTGCCGCCGACCCACCTGAAATGGATCCCGATGATTTTCGGCGGAGGGATCGAAAGATATTTCAAATTCAGGAAAACGGAACAGAAAACCAAGAACAAATACGAGGTCCAGATTTACCGACCGAAGATTCCCGGGGACCTTCTAAAGCTCGTTTACGATCGGCACTTCGGGAAATGCGATTGTCCGCCCGAAATCCTGACGTCAGTTCCGCCGAAAACTTGGGATTGGTGGATTTGCTACGGATGCAAAATCTGCGGGACAAGATTTTTCTGCGAGTGCTTCAGGCTGGCCCTGTCGAAGGAAAAGGAAAATGCCGAGAAGTGCGAACATGCCTATGCCGAAAGCGGCTGGCCGCACCGGTTCTTGGCGGATTTGAGAGGCAAGGAATTCAGGCCGGGAATCTGTCACATCTGCACGGATACCCCTTCCGATCTCGGTTACTGTCATGAAATGTACGGCAGCGAAATCAAGGTCCGATACGGCTGCTACATCAAAAAAACGGCTATCGAGACCGGTTCGGACGAACGGGAAGCCGAAAACATCATCCGCGAAAAAATCGGCGTTCCGAAAATAGGCGAAGGCTGGATCAGTGAAACGCAATTATACAAAGTCGTGCGCGCCTTGTTTCCCGGTCATACGGTCCTGCGGGAAGCGAGCCCTGATTGGTTGGGAAAACAGCGGCTGGATATTTTCATCCCGGAACTGAATCTGGCGATAGAGTATCAGGGAAAGCAGCATTACGAACCCGTAGCCATTTTCGGCGGCGAAGAAGGATTCGAAAACACCAGAAAAAGGGATGCTCTCAAGAAGTCGCTCTGCAAGTCAAACCGGGTCGAGCTTCTTTATTTCAGGCACGATGAGAACGTCACCGAAGAATCGGTGGAGCACAAACTTCAGAAATTTATCGGCAAGACGGTAACATCCCCGAAATAGAACCCGTTTTCATCCCTCTCCAATGCCGGATTCCTCGCCTTGAAGACCGATCTGTTCGTCCTTATTTCGTAGTTCACCCTGTCAATGGAGAATCAAGATACGGAAAAAATCTTTTTCGGGATCACGAAAGTGACCGGGAGTTTACGGTCAAAGCATAGATATCGGGAGAAGGATCTCTATGCTGACGACCAAACAGATCAGTCTGGCGAAGACGAACTGGAAAAACGGCAAGCCTCTGGGCTTGTCTATGACTTTCGTGGGATCTATCCGTCCAAACGGCCAGACAAGACCGAACGAGGAGCCAGCCCCGAAAAAAAATCAGACCCCCTCGGACACGGTTGCCCGCGAACGCCTGGCTGAGGAAGTCAGCGATCCTTCCACCCAACCTGAAGATACCGTCGACCCGACCGAAGAGGATTTCGTTTTCGCGACCTTCCGTGCGCTCTCCGCTACGATTTTGGCCGATCGACCGATCGATTTCACCGACGAGAAGATGCTCAAAAGGGCTGTCTCCAAACTGAACGGCCAGACGGTTTTCAAAGATCACAACACCAGCGTGAACAATTGGCTTGGCCGAGTGGAATCCTCCCATTGGGATGACACCACGGCAGGTTTTCCTTCCGGCATCAATGCCATTCTCAAACTGGACACGGTCAAGGACCCCATGACGGTTCGCGGTGTCCTGCAGGGAGCCATCCACTCCGCCAGCGTCACCGTCAGCTTCGAATGGAAGCCGAGTCATCCCGCACTCATGGAAACGGGCACCTTCTTCGATCATTTAGGCGAGGAAATCGAGGACGAGACGGTACGGATCATCGTCACCAAGATCGACAAGTTCTGGGAAATTTCCCTCGTCTGGCAAGGGGCCGACGAATTCGCCAAACAGATCGGCGAAGACGGGCGTCCTGTCCAGCAAGCTCGCCAACTTGAAACAGTAGCAGCCCAAGCAACCCATCCAACGAATCATCAGGAGCCCCATATGAATGCACTCAGCAAACTACTCCAGGAAACCTTCGGAGTCGAAGTAACGGAAATGAATTTTATCGAAACTCTCAGCGCCCACGTCGAAGGAAAATCCAAGACTCTCCTGCAAAAGACACAGCAGGAAATGGTCAGCCTTCAATCACAACTCGATCAGACGCAGCAGCGTGTCACGGAGTTCGAAACCAAAATCCGGGATCTGGAACCGCAGGCCTCCCTCGGTCGGAAATACTTGGAGGACGAACGCAAAGAAGCCGTCCGCCTTTACCGTCTGGCCAAGGGGGATCAGGTCAGTGAGGCGATCCTCAAAACTCTGGAAAAGGCCGAACTCGATATCGCTCAAGCCTTCAAACAGGAATTTCAAAAGGAAGTTGAAGCCAAGTTTCCGAACCGGTGCGCCAAATGCGGCGGCACCGATATCCGTCGTCAAAGTTCCCAAATGTCGCAGGATCAGGGCCAGCCCGCTCAAGGCCCATTGTCCCGCAAGGCATTGGAGCATGTGAAAGAGATTCATGCACTCTAACAGGAAAAGGAGAAGACCATGACCCTTATCAAAGAAGAACTTTCAGGCATTCTGACCCTCTCATTCGAGGTCAACCCGGCCTCCGGCATTCTCGCTCCCCACACACCGGTCAAACTGAGTGCCGTTGATCAGATCGCCCCTTACGTCGGACCCGGCCAGCCCGATTTCACGTCCTGTCTGGGTTATGTTCTCATCCCCAACAGACTGAATAATCCCCGTGCCACGGTGGCTACGAAAGGACGCGCACTCATTACCATGACCTCCGGTGAGCCTATCCAGGCCGGAAAACCGGTGACCATAAACAGCGCCGGCAAGGTGATCGTGGCCACCTACCGTGAACCGCAATCCATTTTCAGGGTGATGGATTTCGCATGGAACGGCGGCGAAACCGTGACGGTCAACGGCGTGGTCCTGACCGAAGGGATCGATTTCGTCACGGGTCCCGATGTCATCACGACCGCGCAGAATATCGCCAACGCGATCGACATTGCGGTTCCCGGCTACGGGGCCTTCGCAAACGCGCCCGATCAGGTGGTTGTCAAACGCCAGGACAGCGGCGGACCCAACTTCAACAACACCATCATTCCCATTTCGACCAGCGATGACGGTGCCGACATCCTGGTGGCGCTCATGCAGGACGGGGATATTTCCATTTTTGACCCGTACGGCGTCGCATTGACGGAGGCCACCGCCCCGGACGCTCCCATCGACGTTCTGGTTCGATGATTGGAAGACAAACATAACGAGGAGATCACCATGGAACTTGGACTCAAAGGAAAAATCAGACAGACCTACGAGGAGCTGCAAAAGATCCGATCCGGAAATATTTCCGGCCCTCCCGTCTTGGGCGGCAAACGGGACGTGAGTCTCATCGAATATCTGAGCTCCCAATATCCCGCCGGTTGCGACAAGGACGGGATCTTCGACATCAACCATCTTTACTGCGAGCTGGGGATCAATCCCGGCAAGATGACGGTCAGCCAACTGATCGATCTCGATCAGGACAGCCGCTGGCTGGTGCCCGAGATTTTCCGGGACGCCATCCGCAAGGGCATCCGCACATCCCCTTATTATAATCGCCTGATCGCCTCGAGCGAGACAATCGCCCAGCCGCAGGCGAATCTGCCATTTTTGGATCTTTCGGAGGCGGAACCTCAGGAAACGGCCGAGGGCGAGACGATTCCCAAAGGCAATGTCAGCTATGGCAACAAAACCACCGACATCCATAAGCAAGCCATCGGCGTCAGCATCACCTATGAGGCGATCCAGTACACCTCGATCAACCTCCTGACGATTTTCCTGCAGGATGTCGGCGTCAAATTGGGCCACAAACTCAACAATGCCGCGGTCGATATCCTCGTCAACGGGGATCAAGCCAGCGGCAGCGAAGCGTCCGCCACCATCGGCGTGCTCAATCCCGCGAATAATCTGACCTTCGCCGATCTGGTTTATGCCTGGATCCGGGCAAGCCGCCTGGGACGCCGGTACGACAATATCGTCACCAGCGAACGCGGTGCCAACCTGCTTCTCAATCTTCCCGAATTCAAGAACAAGCAATCGGGCACCGCTTTTTCATCCCTCGTGGTGAACGAATCGCTTCCGAACCAGAGCCAGGTCTTTGTCAGCGGTCAACTCGATCCCCATCAGTTCATCCTGTTGGATCCGCGGTTCGCCATGGTTCAGCTGACATCCTCTCCCTTGAATATCGAGGGGGATAAGATCATCAGCAAGCAGATTCAGGAGGCATACGCCTCGATCACCACGGGATTTGCCATCCTGTTCAGGGATGCCCGGGTGATCATCGACGATTCACTGGATGTGGCGGTCAATGACTTCCCAGCCTGGATGACACCTGCGATCTGATGAATTGAAATGAGGAATGACTATGTCCGCTACCTATCTCAAATGCCGGAATCCCGTAATGACTTACATGGACCCGGAGAATCACTTCAAGATTCCGCGGGGCCGCATCGTCCCTTGCGAGGGGCGGCTGACCAAAACCATGCAGAAATGGATCCGACGCGGCGGACTGGCGGTCGTGGACGAAGCGCAATATCTCGCGCAGACCCGGGCCGATCCGTCCATCAAAGCGGAGCCGGTGAAAGAACCGCAACCGGATCCGGTCCCCGAAACGATGGGAACTCCCGAAGGTAAAACACGGGTTCCCGATCCCGCGGATGGAAAAGCGCCCGAGACGGAAGAAGCCAAAGTGAAATCGAAGAAGACCAAAAATAAACCGGGAGGCACGACATGACCCTGGCCTTCGGCTCCATGCATCGGTTGAACCGGATCCTGCTCAAGACGAAAGACATCCTGGGCGACGGCAATGCCACCTTGACCGACGAGAACAAGAACGCCTCCCTCCAATATGCGGCGAGTTTTTACGGCCTATACGGGGGTGATGGATCGGAGGCCGTGTATACGGACAGATCCGATCTGACGATCCTGCAATCGGAGTTGATCGCGACGGCCGCGGCCGTCGAACTGATCAACACGGCCATCTCATACTACAAAGACGACGTGGTTGAGGCGACCGCCGGACCCGCGGATGCCAAGTTCCGTCAGGATAAGCTCGCATGGCTCAAAACGCTTCTCGAGGAATTGGAAAACAAACTTTCCGGACTCAAATCTCAACTGGGCTACGCCGAGTCCGAGCTTTCAGGACCGCCGGCGCTGCTCAGAAAAGTACGTGCCTGCGAGGATCCGCCGGGTGACGTGTGTCCCTGCGATTAAGGATATGACGCATGAGCGATTTACTTTCAAATCAACAGGTCGATCAGATTCGAAAGGTCTTCCACGACTTGAGCGACACGTTCGCCTTTCCAGTAATCATCCGCAGAACGACATTCGCCAACGGCGCGTTCCGGGATTCGCCATCCACCGAGGATTTTTCATTCAACGCCATCCGTG
Proteins encoded in this window:
- a CDS encoding type IV toxin-antitoxin system AbiEi family antitoxin domain-containing protein codes for the protein METMYEHNIIHTGAGVELVRRLAAAGQRIFTTAKAREFGPEVGLSEGYIRQALHHLAKSGWVVRLHNGLYAISSSVPGVTPAHEFEIAMALVEPAAISHWSAMHHHGLTEQAPRTVFVLTTAGASTPASKSKSEYRIGDTAYRFIKIRPERFFGTEKIWIGESRVTITDLERTLIDGLTMPEYCGDFSEVLHAFEVAIGKINLERIIDYALNLDAATAKRLGWVLEKQGMEIDCLARLVNVPIKGYRILDPTGPRKGPCNRYWMIQENLPGKVNA
- a CDS encoding nucleotidyl transferase AbiEii/AbiGii toxin family protein yields the protein MKPLHTRLQEARKRLKIPWEVLERDYLLSWVLAGLARTDILRDTLVFKGGTCLKKCYFGDYRFSEDLDFSGVGDVPKGDAMEAAVRQACETAKKLLDEYAPVEIVCERYTEKEPHPGGQEAFSIRARFPWHRDLHTRVIIETAVDEKVLKPAEFQPVIHEYGEPFDTVVATYALEEIVAEKLRAILQHMEKLESRGWGRSRARDYYDLWRVLRAYKDRMDFSGFGDFLRAKCALKTVSFTDEGDFFKENMLKHVEKTWEQWLGPLVPDLPPFQTVIGELRPEIKELLQK
- a CDS encoding phage major capsid protein, translated to MELGLKGKIRQTYEELQKIRSGNISGPPVLGGKRDVSLIEYLSSQYPAGCDKDGIFDINHLYCELGINPGKMTVSQLIDLDQDSRWLVPEIFRDAIRKGIRTSPYYNRLIASSETIAQPQANLPFLDLSEAEPQETAEGETIPKGNVSYGNKTTDIHKQAIGVSITYEAIQYTSINLLTIFLQDVGVKLGHKLNNAAVDILVNGDQASGSEASATIGVLNPANNLTFADLVYAWIRASRLGRRYDNIVTSERGANLLLNLPEFKNKQSGTAFSSLVVNESLPNQSQVFVSGQLDPHQFILLDPRFAMVQLTSSPLNIEGDKIISKQIQEAYASITTGFAILFRDARVIIDDSLDVAVNDFPAWMTPAI